The Neomonachus schauinslandi chromosome 14, ASM220157v2, whole genome shotgun sequence genomic interval GGCCCATACCCTCAAGCCCACCCACTTCCCAAGGAGCCAGCGGGGGCAGGAACAAGCAGAGGAAAAGCCTGGCACACTCACCGTCTGGTTGTCCTCGTAGAGTTTCAGGTCGTAGCCACTAAGCTCCACACAGAAGATGATGGCTGTGACGCCCTCGAAACAGTGGATCCATTTTTTGCGCTCCGACCTCTGCCCACCCACATCCACCATCTTGAAGGTGAGCTCCTTGAAGGTGAACTTGTTCTCCACGATGCCCGTGGTCATGTCCCGGGAGCGCAGAATGTCCTCGACGGTGGGGATGTAGTCGGGCGCGGCGATGCGCTCCAGGTCGTTCAGGTAGTAGGCGGCGTTGTCCTCCAGGTGGTACTCACTGGAGCGACCGAAGCAGGCCTGCGCCCCGGGGTCGGCCCACAGCCGCCGCATGACGCCCAGCAGCTCCGGTGTGATCTCGCCCTTGCTCTCCGCAGGGCCCGTGAGCGCGAAGAGCTGGACGGCGTCGTAGGCGCGGTCCGGGTTGTGGAAGTCGATCTTGAGGGCGGCCAGAGCGCGGATGATGCGGGTCAGCGAGTCGATGGCGTTGTAGATGATGAGGGGCTTGTACTCCTTGCAGGCCTCCAGGTTGAAGCCCCCGCTGTGGATGATCTTCATCTGCTTCACGATGGTGCTCTTGCCTGAGTTGCTGGTGCCCAGCAGGAGCAGCTTGATCTCGCGGCGCTGCCGCTGGCTCTCGGAGCGCAGATGGCGGTCAATTCTCCGGGACCGCCGCGCTGCCTCTTTCTCCTCTGAGCTTTGCCGACATCCCATGGTCCGGCAGCGGCGGGCCAAGATGCAGAGCACGGGACGGGGCACCTCCCCCTGTAGCCACCGAGCAGGGGACGCTGAGACGTGGGCCGGGTGCGCCCGGCAGAAGGAGCCCTGCTGCCCTCGAAGCGCTCAGCGCGGGTGCGGGGGCGAGGCCATGCCACgctgcagcccctgccccagcacctCTTCTCCAGCTGGCATGGCGATCACCTGTTGCGAGGAGGTGGCCGGGCCCTCCCTCTAGTGACACTCCACCTGCGCAGGCCACCGTGGGGCCCGGTATGCCGCAGTCATCCCCTGTCCTCCCGACGGTGGGCAGCTGCACTCTAGCGTCTGCCTAGGCCGCTGCCGTCTGGCTGCTGGTTGCCGGGGTGGTGCTGCTAAGTGCGGCTGGAAGGCCAGCCCCCAGGGCCGCGGGCGCTCCCTGCGGCCCCCCTGCCTTGGGCATCCGCCCTTCACCTGCCAACACAGAGAAGAGGGTGAGCCTCCTCCCACCGCAGGCCGGGTGGGAAAGGGAGACCTCGGACCTCGTCGGGAAGCAGCCTGGGGAACAGGGAATCAAACCCCCTCCCTTCCTCGGAACCCTGCGGAATTGTGCCCAAATCCACGGCAGAACGAACGGGGCTGGGAGCCACGCCCCACACCCCTCCTGCGAGCCAGTGTGCCTGAAGCCTGGTGCTTGAGGAAAGGGTGCCCAGAACCACACTAGGACTTCAGAGCAAGGGAGTGAGCCCGGGGCCCTgccgcccctccctgcccactggACCCGGCCAACCTCACCCTCCCAGAGCCTCCGTCTCTGGGTCTGGTGGTCATTAGGATTCAATACGACGATCCTGCTGTGatgtcctccccccacctccatcacTCTCTCTTGTAGCTGCCACAGCATCAATGGGGGCTTGGCTCCTCCTTGGTTTATGGTGGGGTCCCATGCCAGGGTAACTGGGTGATCCCCCCTCACCACCGCTCATGGGCGCTCGgtcactcctgctctctctcaggGCAGGACATTCACCAGGAGGAGGCTGGCCAGGCCTGGCAGTAAGCAGATAAGCAGGGAGCAGAGCGAGGCAGAGGCCCCAGGCTGGAGCACCACAGGGTGGACAGCTACCTGGCTCCTGGTGGAGgaggtggcggggggcggggggggcctcGGGCAGGGCGGGCTGAGTtgggggagcaggggctggggggtgcagGCCAGCAGCCAGGTGTGGGAGGCAAGCCAGGCCAGAGTATATCTGAGGGCACTGGGAGTCGCTGAGTCCAAGGCAAGGCAAGGGGGCAGTCCACAGGCTCCGGGGTCCCAGGCCATGTCTTTCATGCCCCTGCTCCCACCTTGATGGTCAGTAAGGAACAGCTGTGCTCACACCCTGGGCAGGGCATCAGCACCTCAGCGCCCAGCTCTCAGCCACCCACCTGCTGACCCAGGATGCCTGCAAGCTCTTCCCAGGCCTCCCCCAATGACCTATGAGCAGCTGAGCCAGGGCCCTCCCTACGAGGGCAGACCCAGAGCTCAGGCTCTGCCCCCACCTGGCAGCCTGCCCCACACAACTCTTGCCCTCCTTCCTCCAACCTCTGTCCTGGCCGTCCCCGGCAGCCTCCTCATTCTGCTACGGCCAGCGTTCACCCCTCTAATGCCCCCACTCCCCTCAGGGCAGGCCCTGGATGGGAAGGACCCAAGGCCAACAGACCCCGGGAGCCAGGGGCCTCATCTCGTCTCCCCACCCGGCCATGCTCCCACCTGGCCTCTGTGCCTGCGAGGCCCAGCAGTTCTGCTCTGGAGCAGGCCCTGAGGCCTGTTCTCTCCCTGCACCCACCTGCCTCCGCAGCCAGGGGCCCTGCAAGCTCCTCTCCTGCCACCTCTCCCCCTTGGTTGAACCTTCATGTGCCCCCAGTGCTTCCAGGATGATGAGTCCCatcccagctgtgtggcctgggcaCTTGACTCCACACCACAGAGCCTATCCCTCACCGGTCGCAAGCATCTGTTAGAGGTAGAGTGTTCGGTGCAGGGCCTGGAAGCCCACCAGGGGCAGCCAGTACCCCAGTGTCCTTGTCACCTGAGTGTCCCTTAGAACCAAGCACGTCCTGTGTGCTAAGCTCTGGTCCCTCGGGGCCCGGGAGCTGCACTGTACCCTGCACACCACGGGCACTCAGTGAGCGctggtgggagagaggaagggaaagactCGGGCGTGAAGAGGCTGAGGAACTTTGCCATTTCCCCACAGTCCCATTGGACCACGGGTCGGGGACACACAGGCCGTGTACCCACTGTGCAAGCAGAGGTCAGGGAAGGAATTCAAGCAGCAGTGAGTTCTAGGTTGTGGGATTaacaaggttttgtttttttttttcttcttcgcATTTTACCATATTTCCTGTACCTTCTTGAATGAACTTTTAAGAGAGGTTTGTAAACAAGTGTCAGTGCATTAACAAGGCCCTGTCTCTCGTGCCACCCAGGcttgcctctccccaccctggaCTGTGAGCGTGTGGCTGCTCCCTGGGCCCTGCTGATGACCTGGCGGACCCTCAGGTGTAGAAAGGAGTCCAAGGTCCCCAGCAGCCGCCCAGGGCACCTGGGGCCCTCCCTGCCAGTGCCCTCCCTCCTAAAGCCAAGGCCAGCCATGCCAGCGGTGCCCCATGTTGTCATTATTGTTTTCCTTAACTTGTGTTTGAGAATCTGAGGTACACACGGGCCCCAAATGACCAGTTCTCCCTTGGCTGGTCAGTGATAGGGACAAAGATCACCCGAATGGCAGGTTCCCACCACCGTTCACTGCCACCTAGACAGGCAGCAACCAGGCACCAAGTCTCCATGCCTCGAGCACCCTGCAGTGACCCCACTCTTGGGACATGGTCTAGCCCAGAGAGGTGACACGGCCTGGGGTCGTGCAGGCCAGTCCCCTGCCTCCGTGCAGAGCTGTACCCAAACGGACCAAGGCATCGGCCATGTCCTCTCAGTGCCACGTGTGATGGCCCTGTGGCCAGGTCCTTCTCAAACCCAAATCCCTCCCCTTGCAGCTTGGGCCTGGGGAGTCTGCCAAGCTGAGCACAGGGCTGTCCTCTGGAGGGCTGGCTCGGTCACCCAGGGCTGCTGCCCGTCGGTGGCCCCTCGCCTCGCTCCTGTACCGGAACTCTGCCTGACCTTCACGGGCCAGCTCATGCGTGGCTGCCTCCCTGCCAGTGGGGCGCCCTGTCTCCACCTGTGGCCTACGCCTCTCTCCACTGCATCCTTCCTTTCTCTAGTCTCTCCTGCCAGGCTGGGCTTCTCTTAAAAAAACGGCAATGCCCTTACCAAACACCAAACGCAAAAactaacttaaaatggatcaaagccttaaatgtaagacctaaaactatagcACTCTTAGGAGAAAGCATAGGTCAAGAGCTGAGTGACACTGGATTCGACGACGATCTCTTGGATGTGACACCCAAGGCTACAggcaaccaaagaaaaagagaggcaaactgGATTGCATAAAAACTGCACAATCTTGTGCATAAAAAGGCACTATCAACAggtaaaaaggcaacctacaggtGGGAAACAAATACTTGCAAACCACATAttggataaggggttaatatctggAATACACAGAGAAGTAAACCTCAGcagcaaaacaaacaacctgactGGAAATTGGGTGAAGGACTTGAACGCACATTTCTCCGAAGGTAAAcacatggccaataagcacatgaaaatatgctcgaCGTCACTGACGTCACTGACCGTGAGGGCAATGCAGATCAAAACCCTAGTAGGACACCACCTCACACCGAGAAGGATGAGtactatagttttaaaaaaacaacaagaaaagaaTGAGCAGAAATTGGctcccttgtgcactgttggtagaaatataaagtggtacagctgctatggaaaacagtagggtggttcttcctcaaaaaattaaaaatagaattaccagcaattccacttcggGTAGACACCCAAAAGAACGGAAATCAGGGTCTTGGAGAGATTTTTGTACACCCGTGTTCAGAACAGCACTTATATCCACAATAGCAAAGAGGTGAGCAACCCCAGCATCCgctggcagatgaatggataagtcaaatacacacacacaggaatattattcagccttaaacagGAAGGATACCTgctacaacagggatgaaccttgaggactttacactcagtgaaagaagccagtcacaaaaggacaaatactatgtgattccatGTAAATGAGGTCCTTAGAGtcgtcaaattcatagagacagatgGCTGCACAGcattattaatgtatttaaaaccactgaactgtaaacttaaaaatggttaaaacagtaAGTTTTATGTCATGTCtattttaacaccaaaaaaaaaaatgtcttgtaGGTGAgctacccccaaaataaaaatagcgAGGAGGCCACGTGGTAcaagagaaagaggcaggcccCCTGCCCGGTCCTGGCTTCCCCCACCAGTAGAGGGCCACTTGGGGCCCCCATCATCCATTCTGTGGATTGGAACGCCTGACTAACGGCCCCCAGCTGGTACCAAGATTCGCCCACCCAGCCTTCAGCCCAAAGCCGCCCTGTCCAAGGAGGTGTGACTTGTGTTTTGGGAAGTACGTGCACCACAACCCCAAGGCCGAGGGCTGGGCTTCTGAGAATCAGGAGAGCAGTTTGGGGGCAGTGGGCCGGCAGCTGGGGGCTGGCCATGTGGTCCTTGACCAGTGCAGCCACAAGGCAATGTGGGAGTAAAGGGGAAGGAAACACAGCCAGGAGGCGATGGTGTGCATCGGGCCAATTCTGGAGGCTTCTGCCATCTGCATGGGGCCGCCACAAACAGTCACATCCGAGGTGGGTCCCTCCCTTAGAGGCACCCTCTTCTTTCAGGTCACCAGAACCAAACAAGCAGAAGGCCCACTCAGAATTCTCCCTGCAGCTCTGCAGGGCTCAGCCATGGCCCAGGGCGTATCAGTGTTCAGTGCCTTGGAACTAGTGGTGGAGACTGGGCTGTGCATGGATACAGTGAGGGGAGTCCTGTGAACAAGAGTATTTGCCAAGGTCCAAATGGGACCTCAGCACAGTCCCATTCTGAGGCTCGGCTTCTTTGCCTTTATGTGAGGTTCCTACCAGTCCTACCTCTCTCTTAGTCTAATCTGGGCTTTACTGGGCCTCCTAGGACTCCCCAGTCGGCCCAGAGACAAAGGACTAAGGGTTGGATGACTACATTGTTCCCTGGTTCAGTAACTGCTCACGGGTCCCCAGGCCCTGATACCCACAATCCCCCCCACCACAGCGCTGCTGGGTCTGGCTGGAAATTACTGAGGAATGGGTGAGGCAAAGACTGTaccaggcagaggaagggcatgtgcaaaggccctgtgggtgaggggagagacgaaccatggtGCGAATGGGGAGCTGAAGGAAGGTCAGAGGGGCTGGACAGAAAGATAGGAGAGAGTCACAGGTGAGAAGAGGAGGCAGGGTCGATCAGGGGCGCCCCACTGGGTGGGTGCCTAGTTGTGACCATGtggttgagtgtgtgtgtgtgtgtgtgtctggggttGCACACATGCAgatgtgtatgtgtctgtgtgcaggactgtgtatgtgtgcatgcactgGCCTAGGTGTGCGCCTGTGTGCAGGTCTGGGGACATGTGTGGGAATGTGCAAGTGCGTGCACACGCCTGCGTGTGGCTACCTGTGGTGTGCCGGGAGCACAGGAGGTATGGGCACTGTGTGGAGCCGGGCTGAGGTGCGTGAGAGGGCCAAGGGCAGGAGTCAGGGGTTCCCTACCACACAGTGGAGCTGGGGCTTTGAGCCTGGCacctgggtggggggcgggcactGCTGAATGAAGCAAAGACCCACGCCTGAGTTCACACAGGTGGAGGGAGGTGAGCATCAGATCAAAGGCAGCAAATGCTCTGTGATGGAGAAGGGTGCCAAGCTGCACATGAGTAGGGTCGGGGTGCCGCGGTAAAGGCTGTGGGTCCATGAAGTGGGCAGGGCCTGCTTCCTGACAGGTGACAGAGCAGGTGGTGAGGGGACTGCAACTGCCAGTGTGCTTGGCCAGTCTGAGGGACAGGCAGGAAGGTGGGTAGATGGCGTTGAACGTGAGGCGCCGGCAGTAGGGGTCACCGTAAGAGCTCCAGCTTTTTCTCTGAGAGAGCTGGATGCCAGCCAGGGTTGGAGCGAGGGGTGCCCTATGTGTGAACAGAGCGGGATGGGCTCCTGTGCGCGGCCATGCAGGTGACAGGGCAGCAGTGTGGGCGAGGGCTAGGGGTGGGGGACACATGGGCTGTGCGATGGACAGTGCCTGGTGACAGCGCGGCGGTAGGGGTCAGGGCACCCCAGGGTCGGCCAGCAGGCTGGGAGAGGGGACGCTGGGAGGAAGTGGCAGGTGTGCCGTGGTGGGCTCTGCTCCATCACAGCCCCTCATGGGTCTCCCTGACTCACCTACCCACTTGCCTGGGTACCTAAAGGCTGGCAGGATGCGATCCCCAAACGCAGAGCCTATTCAGGGACCCCTTGACTTAAAGCTGCTCCACCGCCCGCAGCCTCAAGCCAGATACTTGAGCACACACACCACGCATTCCCTTGAAGCCcttgcctgccctgcccccagccccccgacCCTGGTCCCTGCTCACCGTCTGACAGGCCCAGCCCGTCCTCACGTCtagctgcccccttcccccagacATGACCCTCTCAAGTCTCCATTCATGTCACAGATGCCGGGTGACAGCCCtgagccagggggtggggagtgcagtGCTGCCACCTCTCTGCGGCCTTTCCACACTCTGGCGCTCTGGGCCCTGGATGCCCATCCCGCCAGGCCACGGCTCTCCCCAGGCACACCCCACATGGCCTGGCATGGAGCTCCAGCGATGTAACACTCACGTCCACTCCTGTCCTCACTCATGGCGGAGCTAAGGgccagggcagagcagggcagagccaggctgTGCGACACCAGCCCCTTCTGGGCCCCTCCTCCAGAGGACGAGAGCCTGGAGCCAAGGTCACCAAGGTGTTGCTGCCCAAGTCGGGCTAAGCCAGAGGGTCTCCAGGGAGAGCAGACGGCTTATCAGCTTACAGGGCTGGAGAAGGCCTGGCCTCGGCGGGCGGGGCTCGCTCATCACCAGGCACCCACTTCCCTGGACGGAGGTGGAAAGGAGAAGCCAAGCCCCTCACTCTGTGGACTCCTCCCTCCCCAAGGAAAGCCCACTCCATGCTGAGTCCCGGACCATCAGAAAGGGGTGAGCCAGGGAGGAGAGTGTGGCCCCACTGAGGAGGCAGGCCCACACCTAGACTGAACCGATAGAGGGGCATGGGCGTGTTCGGCCAgctgtggggcggggggaagggggcacGGGGAGAATCCCAGAGGCAGAGGGCAGCCCAGGTTTCAGGGCCAGCAGGCAGGGTGAGACCACATACCCAGGGCACCAGCGGGTCCCAAGTCTTCCCGCACACATGCCCCCAGCCTGATGCTCCCTAGAGAGTGCTCAGCCCCCCTCAGTGTGAGGATCATCAGTCTGCGGTCCTGGCCTTTCCACGCCCCCAGAGCTGCCTGCCCGTCGCCCCCCATGGAGACCAAGCGTCAGCCTGCCTGGGCAGGGCTATGACTCAGCACTACTGTCCCCTGGCCCCACACCCTGCCCCAGCTTGCGCAGACACCTTCCGCTCTGGCAGCAGCAGCTCTCCCACCTGCCAACTGTACCTTGGCACCCAGCAGCTGCTCTGTGTGACCCGGCGCgggagggggctggaggcccAGCCCTGGTGTCTGTGACCCTAGGCCCTGCCTCACTTAGGGGCCTCTGGGCAGAGCAGGGAAGGCCCTGCTCCCAAGTTCCAGTAGGCCCATGTCTCGGGGTCTGCAGGCACGGGCAGGAGAGGCATGTTGGGGTCCACACTCCTCTGCTGCTGGCCTTGGGCTGGCCTTGGCTGGCAGGTCAGAAGGGGTCCCATGGCTTCCTGGGGCCAAACCCACCCATGTCatttccatcttcttcttctAGAGAATGGACCTCCCTCCTTGCCCTCCGGAACCGCCGTCCCTGCGTCAGCTCCTACCATGGCTCTATTTTAGAAACATGAGGTCCGGAAAAGCCTCTGCCTGCACGGTCACTGATTATCAGTTTCCCTCCCCTCTTAGTAAGGA includes:
- the GNAZ gene encoding guanine nucleotide-binding protein G(z) subunit alpha, which encodes MGCRQSSEEKEAARRSRRIDRHLRSESQRQRREIKLLLLGTSNSGKSTIVKQMKIIHSGGFNLEACKEYKPLIIYNAIDSLTRIIRALAALKIDFHNPDRAYDAVQLFALTGPAESKGEITPELLGVMRRLWADPGAQACFGRSSEYHLEDNAAYYLNDLERIAAPDYIPTVEDILRSRDMTTGIVENKFTFKELTFKMVDVGGQRSERKKWIHCFEGVTAIIFCVELSGYDLKLYEDNQTSRMAESLRLFDSICNNNWFINTSLILFLNKKDLLAEKIRRIPLTICFPEYKGQNTYEEAAVYIQRQFEDLNRNKETKEIYSHFTCATDTSNIQFVFDAVTDVIIQNNLKYIGLC